A region of the Fusobacterium simiae genome:
ATTTAATCCCCCTTAACTTGATTAGCCTTTTCTCCCCCTTTATAAAAGAAAATAAAAAAATTAATTTATAGATGAAAGAAGGAAAATTATGAAAAGAATATCAGTGATTGCACCAATTTTTAATGAAAAAGAAAATATTAAACTTTTAGTAGATAGTATTGAAGTTGCTCTAAAAGATAACTTTATTTCTTATGAAATTATATTGATAGATGATGGAAGTACAGATGGTAGTACAGAATTAATAAAGGAAATAGCTTCAAATGATTCTCATATAAAAAATTATCATTTTACTAAAAATAATGGACAAACAGCGGCTCTATCAGCAGGATTTAAGGCTTGCACAGGAGATATAGTTGTAACAATGGACTCAGATTTACAAACAACTCCAGAAGATATTTACTTAATGTTACCTTATCTAAATAAATATGATATGGTAAATGGTAAAAGAGTAACAAGAGAAGATGGTTTTAAAAGAAAATTATCATCTTTAATAGGAAATGGAGTTAGAAACCTTATAACAGGAGATAATATTAAAGATACAGGTTGTCCACTTAAATTGTTTAAAAAAGAGGTTGTAAAATCTTTTTACTTATATGAAGGTATGCATAGATTTTTACCAACATTAGCAAAAATAAATGGCTTTTCTGTTATTGAAGTCCCAGTTCAACATTTTGATAGAAAATTTGGAAAATCTAAA
Encoded here:
- a CDS encoding glycosyltransferase family 2 protein, which translates into the protein MKRISVIAPIFNEKENIKLLVDSIEVALKDNFISYEIILIDDGSTDGSTELIKEIASNDSHIKNYHFTKNNGQTAALSAGFKACTGDIVVTMDSDLQTTPEDIYLMLPYLNKYDMVNGKRVTREDGFKRKLSSLIGNGVRNLITGDNIKDTGCPLKLFKKEVVKSFYLYEGMHRFLPTLAKINGFSVIEVPVQHFDRKFGKSKYGIKNRLWKGLKDAFAVRWMSKRKIHYEFQSTVIGE